The sequence CATGTCTTTTCTCATGTAATCCTGAAAACCAAATATTGGAGACATAAATAGTTACCCAAATTGGAGAAATGAAGGACGGTATCTCGTAACAACAGCAGTGACAGCCAGGTCTAGGACAAATTCTGAAGAGTGGGTAGTGCAGATGTCAATCAACAGCATGCCTGTTTCTTCATTTGTCAAAGTCAcaattcagggaactttcatttcTTTGCCTCACTTCATCCTCACCACACCTGGTGTCAGGTGTCATTCTAATCATCTCTCAAACAGAGTGGACAAGGAAGGGGAGGTCAGGGGTAGCAAGAGTCAAGGTTGGAAACCAGCCATGACCTTGGATTATTATGGATGGGTGCTCCTCAGGTCTCAAAAGGTTTGGTCCTGTGTGTAGACTGCAGTGTGCTGGAGAGAACAGCAGAGTCATTCCAGACTCACAGAACCTCCCGGCATGTCCTGGTCCTATAGACATTGGGGGTTCAAATGTTAAATGTGCATTCCATGAATTATGCCTCAGTAAAGTTTTAAACATTTCTAGTATACCTTATAGATCTGAGAGTCTTAGAATGCCAGCTAAAACCAGATTGTTACACCAGAAATATTAACATTTATTTCATACTTGAATAACTTAAACTCAGGAATTAGTGATTCCCCTTGTTTGCAAATGTCCCCTACTTTTTTGAGCAACGATTCTGAATATATGCACTTGTCATTGACAAACTGCTTTCTTTAGGAAGTTCATGAACTTGAACTGTTGCAACCTCACTACAAGTTACCAACTCACTTCACCCACAGGTGAGCTTttagatactttttaaaaaatattgtttactACAGGTCATCAGAACTCCTAGGATCTACAGGCTCTGGAACGTCCTCTGGTTGGGCACAATCAGgctggtgcacaggtgtgtggcAGCTAAAAAGTCACTTCAGCCCTCTGTAAAACATTAACCCAAAGCTTTCTTGGTGGCCAAGGTAGAGCCTCATGGACATCACCACCTGGATGACCAACCACACAGGGTGGGCAGATTTCATTCTGGTGGGACTCTTCAGGCAATCTCAACACCCAGCTCTGCTTTGTATTGTCATTTTTCTGGTTTTCCTGATGGCCTTGTCTGGAAATGCTGTCCTGATCATCCTGATACACTCCAGTGCCAAactccacacccccatgtacttcttcatCAGCCAGCTGTCCCTCATGGACATGATGTACATCTCTATCACTGTGCCCAAGATGCTCCTGGACCAGGTGCTGGGTGTAAGTACCATCTCAGTCCCTGAATGTGGGATACAGATGTTCCTCTACTTGACACTAGTAGGTTCTGAGTTTTTCCTTCTGGCATCCATGGCCTATGACTGCTACATGGCCATCTGCCATCCACTTTGCTATCCAGTCCTCATTAACCATAGAGTGTGTCTCTTCCTGGCATCTGGCTGCTGGTTCCTGGGATCAGTGGATGGCTTCATGCTGACTCCTGTCACCATGACCTTCCCATTCTGCAGATCCTGGGAGATCCAGCACTTCTTCTGTGAAGTCCCTGCTGTGATGAAGCTCTCCTGCTCAGACACCTCACTCTATGAGACACTCATGTACCTGTGCTGTGTCCTCATGCTCCTCATCCCTGTGACAGTCATTTCAGGATCCTATTCCTGCATCCTCCTCACCATCCACAGAATGAACTCAGCAGAGGGCAGGAGGAAGGCCCTGGCCACCTGCTCCTCACACATGATGGTGGTCACACTCTTCTATGGCGCTGCCGTCTACACCTACATGCTCCCCAGCTCCTACCACACCCCTCAGAAGGACATTGTGGTTTCTGTGTTTTACACCATTCTCACCCCTGTGCTGAACCCCTTAATCTACAGTTTCAGGAACAAGGATGTCACTGGGACTCTGAGGAAAAGGTTGATTGTGGGACCTGTCTTTCAGGAAACAGTAAAGTAGGGGATTTGAGTTCCATGGTTTCTCCTTCTCTCCACATCAGATGATGAAGATCTCCTGGTGCCATCTCCTGGGTTCCTACTGCACAGTGCTGTACCCCTTTGCTCCTCTCAGGGGCGAGCCTCCCCAGTCCACTGCTTGTGCATTCAGAGTCCTCATGCAGCTCCCCGGATCCACCTTATATACCTAAGTTGACAAGGACATTCTCCTTCTAGGAGAAAATATTCATATCATTACAAAGTACATAGTGGATATTTAGATAAAGTGGCCATGAGGTGATTGATAGGTGGACAGAGGCAAGGGATGGTGAAGAATATGTAGACAATTAATGGGTACACAGTAAACCATAGATGAGTCGAAGTTTAGGGTTCATGGGAGTTAGTTGTACTATTCTTGTTCATGCTAATACTCTGCAAGTTTCAAATCACATATAAGAGTTAAATAACAGGCTTTCCTTCCTTTTATAAAAAGGACATTTCTGCTTGTGGCAGTGTGACATAGTATCTAGGATAACATGGTCATATCATTGTGTCTAATTTTACTTAGTGCAGCTGCTTCTTTGCCTTCCTTGAGGAACATTCTCAAGACTCAACCATGAAGGTATCCAGTGGTTGTTGCTCTCTGAAATCTTTAGGATCCTGTTATGTGAAAAAGATTCAAGACCACATGGATGACTATGGGGGAAATGCCAATTCTGGGTGGAAGGAGAGTTTCATGCAGGCTCCCTACCAGAGATGCATCTGAGGTAGTACTTGAAACATTAAGAgatgtggtttggatgtgatatGTTCACCAGAGCTCCTGTACCAATTCAGGGATATTCAGGAGGAAAATGACTAGATTATGGAACTATAACTTAATCATTCCATCTTTTTTAATGGACTTTCTGGGAGTTAAGTGTAGGCAAGTGGGGTTTGTCTGGATTAGATGGGTCACTGCATGTAAGCCCTGGAAGTGTGCTTCTTCTCTTTGGTTGAAATAACAGACATTTGTAGAAGAGAGATTTCATCCTCTTAGCCAAAGAAAAAGGTTGTCCCCTCCAAGAAAATGGCATTAAAAACTTACTACAAAGTTTACACATAAAATCTTGCTTAGGATTACattcaaattcaaattcaaaaaACAATAGGGAGGGCCATCAAATTTCCCAGTagacaccatcctgcttaaaatctCTGAGTGGCCCTAGCTAGTAGAGACTCTTTTCTGCATTGTAATCCTCTTGCTCACCTTGGTTATCCTTCCCAACTTCAACATTGTCCTGCTATCCTGCGTGGACCCCCATTTCCACAACCCCATGTACTTCTTAGTAATTTTTCTTCTTAGATCCGGACTTACACTTGACACCATGCCCCAGATGCTGTTCCACCAGCAGAGTGCACCCCAAATAAATTATTGCTGTCTCAGAAGTAAAtgtactaaaaataataataaataaaaaataactcaACCTCATTTCTTAGAAATTTGAAGGAGGATATTTTAGAAGACATCAAAACATACTAAGATtttcccagcacacacacactggaAGGAATCATTAAATTTGTCAAATTAAACATAATGCTTCAGGAAATTCTGATGAAACTAATATAAAAATAACCAATGAAATTAAGTGTTGTAGCCCATTATATTGAGTTACTACTTTGAATACATTAGTATATCACTGTATATTTATGAAGAAAAGATTTCactaaaaaaaatgtgcaaagaACATAGTCATTCCATAAAGTGGTCGTTACATGGAGAAGCATGAAAAATCATATAGATATATTAGTAAgcaagaaatg is a genomic window of Callospermophilus lateralis isolate mCalLat2 chromosome 5, mCalLat2.hap1, whole genome shotgun sequence containing:
- the LOC143641672 gene encoding olfactory receptor 2T29-like, producing MDITTWMTNHTGWADFILVGLFRQSQHPALLCIVIFLVFLMALSGNAVLIILIHSSAKLHTPMYFFISQLSLMDMMYISITVPKMLLDQVLGVSTISVPECGIQMFLYLTLVGSEFFLLASMAYDCYMAICHPLCYPVLINHRVCLFLASGCWFLGSVDGFMLTPVTMTFPFCRSWEIQHFFCEVPAVMKLSCSDTSLYETLMYLCCVLMLLIPVTVISGSYSCILLTIHRMNSAEGRRKALATCSSHMMVVTLFYGAAVYTYMLPSSYHTPQKDIVVSVFYTILTPVLNPLIYSFRNKDVTGTLRKRLIVGPVFQETVK